Proteins encoded by one window of Fusarium graminearum PH-1 chromosome 1, whole genome shotgun sequence:
- a CDS encoding methylmalonate-semialdehyde dehydrogenase, with translation MPSTSIYKSVIYPGNHEKLSSPTDTQNFIDNKLVSSKTTKWIDVHDPATNNIITRVPESTKDELEEAVRSAKAAFPGWKRTSIIKRQQIMFKLTHLIREHMDNLATSIVTEQGKTFADAKGDVLRGLQVCETACGITTQLTGEVLEVAKDMETRSYRQPLGITAAICPFNFPAMIPLWSLPLATVTGNCMIVKPSERDPGAAMMIAELCREAGFPPGVVNVVHGSKDTVNFLLDEPEIQAISFVGSNKAGEYIYQRGSANGKRVQANLGAKNHALLSLDANKEHALDSIAGAAFGAAGQRCMALSVLITLGDAKQWVDDLVKKAKNHVAGSGFDSKSDFGPLITPQARDRCEALITSAEKEGAKILLDGRGWKPEGFPDGNWVGPTVIAGVTPEMECYREEIFGPVLLCMEADTLQSGINIINSNAWGNGAVIFTNNGAKASLFQQEIDAGQVGINVPIPVPLPMFSFTGNKRSVAGTGLANFYGKDGLRFYTQWKTVTSLWKADDASTGEKLTSMPTSS, from the exons AtgccttcaacttcaatctACAAGTCTGTCATCTATCCGGGCAATCACGAGAAGCTATCTTCTCCAACAGATACCCAAAacttcatcgacaacaagctcgtctcctcaaagacaacaaaaTGGATCGATGTTCACGATCCagcaacaaacaacatcatcacccgtGTCCCAGAAAGCACAAAAGatgaacttgaagaagccgtCCGATCAGCTAAAGCTGCATTCCCAGGATGGAAGAGGACAAGCATTATTAAGCGTCAGCAGATTATGTTCAAGCTGACGCATCTGATCCGCGAGCATATGGATAACCTTGCCACAAGCATCGTCACAGAGCAAGGAAAGACTTTTGCTGATGCAAAGGGTGATGTTCTGCGTGGACTGCAAGTTTGTGAGACGGCATGTGGAATTACCACTCAGCTCACTGGAGAGGTTCTCGAGGTTGCAAAGGATATGGAAACACGGTCTTACCGACAGCCTCTTGGTATCACCGCCGCCATCTGCCCATTTAACTTCCCTGCTATGATCCCACTGTGGTCTCTCCCTTTGGCGACAGTAACCGGAAACTGCATGATTGTCAAGCCTTCCGAGCGTGACCCAGGcgcagccatgatgattgcCGAACTCTGCAGAGAGGCTGGTTTCCCTCCAGGTGTTGTCAACGTTGTGCATGGTTCAAAGGACACAGTCaacttcctcctcgacgaacCAGAAATTCAGGCCATTTCTTTCGTTGGATCCAACAAAGCCGGAGAATACATCTACCAACGCGGTTCAGCCAACGGAAAGCGTGTCCAAGCTAACCTCGGCGCAAAGAACCATGCGCTTCTGAGCTTGGACGCAAACAAAGAGCACGCACTCGACTCAATCGCCGGCGCCGCATTTGGCGCTGCTGGACAACGATGCATGGCTTTGAGTGTTTTGATCACCCTGGGCGATGCGAAGCAATGGGTGGATGATCTCGtgaaaaaggcaaagaaccATGTTGCTGGTAGTGGATTTGACTCCAAGTCTGACTTTGGGCCGCTCATTACACCGCAAGCTCGTGATCGCTGTGAGGCTCTTATTACCAGCGCTGAGAAGGAGGGTGCCAAGATCCTCCTCGATGGCAGAGGGTGGAAGCCCGAGGGTTTCCCCGACGGTAACTGG GTCGGCCCAACAGTCATCGCAGGTGTCACGCCAGAGATGGAATGCTACCGCGAAGAGATCTTTGGTCCCGTGCTTCTGTGCATGGAAGCCGATACTCTCCAATCAGGAATCAACATCATTAACTCCAACGCTTGGGGTAACGGTGCGGTCATCTTTACCAACAACGGCGCCAAGGCCTCTTTGTTCCAGCAGGAGATCGACGCTGGACAAGTCGGCATCAACGTGCCGATTCCCGTTCCTCTCCCCATGTTCTCCTTCACAGGCAATAAGAGAAGTGTGGCCGGTACTGGCTTAGCCAATTTTTACGGCAAGGATGGATTGAGATTTTACACCCAGTGGAAGACTGTGACATCTCTTTGGAAGGCGGATGATGCCAGTACCGGTGAGAAGTTGACGAGTATGCCTACCAGCTCGTGA